The genomic segment CAGCGCAGGTAGAGGCTCGGTCCCCCCGCGCCGTCCGCCCCCAGCACGAACTGCTGAAAGCCGTAGCCCGCAGGCACCGGCCCCACGACCGCCGCGCCCGCCCCGTCCCCGAAGAGGATGGCGGTGTTGCGGTCGTCCTGGTCCACGATCTTGGAGAGGGCCTCGGCGCCGACCACCAGCACCCGCCGCGCCGTGCCCGCCAGAATCAGCCCCTGCGCCACGCTGAGGCCGTACACGAAGCCGCTGCACGCCGTCGAGAGGTCGAAGGCGGCCGCCCCGGTCAGGCCCACCTGCATGGCGATGAGTGCTGCCGTGGAGGGCATCAGCGCGTCGGGGCTGACCGTCGCGCAGATCACGGCGTCCACCTCGCGCAGGGCCTCCGGGTCGCGCGAGAGCAGGTCGCGCACGGCGGCCACGCCTACGTCGGAGGTGTACTCGTCCTCGGCCGCAAAGCGGCGCTCGCGGATGCCCGTGCGGCTCTCGATCCACTCGGCGTTGGTGTCCAGCCGCGCCTCGAAGTCGGCGTTGCGGATCACCTGCGCGGGGGCGTAGGCGCCCAGCGCCGTGATGCCCAGGCTGGGGCGGTGGGGGCTGGCCCCGGAATCGGTCGTCATGGGCCGACGCTAGCATT from the Deinococcus sp. NW-56 genome contains:
- a CDS encoding beta-ketoacyl-ACP synthase III, translating into MTTDSGASPHRPSLGITALGAYAPAQVIRNADFEARLDTNAEWIESRTGIRERRFAAEDEYTSDVGVAAVRDLLSRDPEALREVDAVICATVSPDALMPSTAALIAMQVGLTGAAAFDLSTACSGFVYGLSVAQGLILAGTARRVLVVGAEALSKIVDQDDRNTAILFGDGAGAAVVGPVPAGYGFQQFVLGADGAGGPSLYLRCAAPRLPGGFEMGETVGMNGREVFKFAVRVLGDSGNEVLAKTGLGSSDVDWVIPHQANIRIIEAANERFGVPMSRTVVNVDRYGNTSSATVPLALREALDDGRIQDGQQLLLVAFGGGLSWAAGTMRWWAGAPSLQARAAAPAEVPA